Proteins encoded by one window of Capsicum annuum cultivar UCD-10X-F1 unplaced genomic scaffold, UCD10Xv1.1 ctg19186, whole genome shotgun sequence:
- the LOC124890502 gene encoding uncharacterized protein LOC124890502, with protein sequence MHSKQGVSVLGGMLCVYSTRIHHREYTFKLWVMNEYGVKESWNQLFTIQCTDLYSITPKYMFSDGEVLLRCSQLRRSGSVFKTSNESSGLWPRSDSECIQDGFIYTESLISPKLHT encoded by the coding sequence GCATAGCAAACAAGGTGTTTCAGTATTGGGAGGCATGCTTTGTGTTTATTCTACACGTATTCATCACCGGGAGTACACTTTTAAGTTATGGGTAATGAACGAGTATGGTGTCAAGGAATCATGGAATCAGTTGTTTACTATACAATGTACCGATCTTTATTCAATCACCCCGAAATACATGTTTTCAGATGGTGAAGTGTTACTCCGTTGCAGCCAGTTGAGACGTAGTGGTTCTGTATTTAAGACATCCAATGAATCATCTGGCTTATGGCCTCGATCTGATTCGGAATGTATTCAGGATGGTTTCATTTATACAGAAAGCTTGATCTCTCCGAAGTTGCATACTTG